A genomic stretch from Bacillus sp. N1-1 includes:
- a CDS encoding PAS domain S-box protein, producing MKHSQDVLIDKQQLHELHSNYQTYKSLFAHYPGMMYLLDHNGLIQNINHFGVALSKHYNVKIKSKHYTNFILPSEHDEVNHFFYKTLQGQVTHFNTVFLTPDQEPFEVELVNIPVYVDDEVKGVFTFVRDITEERAAAFALRESQEKYRLIAEHTSELIRLVNVESGIITYASPSHETILGFKTEEYTGQSFYEDIHPDDQDAVIHLLHSTKDKPAVAEFRRRHVNGNWITLEDSARSIPYGVNGERMNVVVSRDITEKKRAEQELQSTLKQLKDLKYALDESALVSVTDESGKITSVNEKFCEITEYTEVELLGQTHMILDSGYHPKSFFDEMDLQIESGAVWKGEINNKTKYGNDFWVDTTIVPFTGDNGEPYQYVYIRKDITDRKRAEELLRTSDKLSVIGELAAGVAHEIRNPLTSLKGFTQILKSRLNSDSDQEFISIMLDELDRINMIVNEFMVLARPQALAHEKANLQDLLQNVLTLIETQATLNNVQIITRVIENIPNISCNENQIKQVLINVIKNSIEAMPNGGEIILSLFPIKNEVIIEVRDNGEGIPNHQLTHLGEPFYTTKKKGNGLGLMICRRIVQNHQGTLLIDSKEGEGTVVTIKLPYLLSDESR from the coding sequence GTGAAACATTCACAAGACGTTCTTATAGATAAGCAACAGCTTCACGAACTTCATAGCAATTATCAAACGTATAAATCGCTATTTGCCCATTATCCAGGTATGATGTACCTTTTAGATCACAATGGACTCATTCAAAATATTAACCACTTCGGTGTTGCATTATCAAAGCATTACAACGTCAAAATTAAAAGTAAGCATTACACAAACTTTATTCTGCCTTCAGAACATGACGAAGTTAATCACTTTTTTTATAAAACGCTTCAGGGGCAAGTTACACATTTTAATACGGTTTTTCTTACACCCGATCAAGAGCCGTTCGAGGTTGAATTAGTTAATATACCTGTTTATGTTGACGATGAAGTAAAAGGTGTATTTACGTTCGTTCGAGATATTACGGAAGAACGAGCAGCAGCATTTGCTCTACGAGAAAGTCAGGAAAAGTACCGGTTGATTGCTGAGCATACGTCAGAGTTAATTAGACTAGTGAATGTTGAGAGCGGTATCATTACCTATGCTTCTCCTTCCCATGAAACCATTCTTGGATTCAAAACTGAAGAATATACCGGTCAGTCGTTTTATGAAGACATTCATCCTGATGATCAGGATGCCGTTATTCATTTGCTACATAGCACGAAAGATAAGCCAGCAGTCGCAGAATTTCGACGGAGGCATGTAAATGGAAACTGGATCACGTTAGAAGACAGTGCGAGATCCATACCTTATGGCGTCAATGGAGAGAGAATGAATGTGGTCGTCTCAAGAGATATTACTGAGAAAAAACGAGCTGAACAGGAGCTTCAAAGCACGCTAAAGCAGTTAAAAGATTTAAAATATGCCCTTGATGAAAGTGCTCTAGTTTCTGTGACAGATGAGTCTGGAAAGATTACTTCGGTGAATGAGAAATTTTGTGAGATTACGGAATATACCGAAGTCGAACTGCTCGGTCAAACACATATGATTCTTGATTCAGGGTATCATCCGAAGTCTTTTTTTGACGAAATGGATTTGCAAATTGAATCGGGTGCAGTGTGGAAAGGCGAAATCAATAACAAAACGAAATATGGAAACGATTTTTGGGTCGATACAACGATTGTGCCGTTCACTGGTGATAACGGAGAACCGTACCAATATGTTTATATTCGAAAAGATATTACAGATCGTAAGCGCGCCGAAGAACTGCTACGAACGTCCGATAAATTATCAGTTATAGGTGAATTAGCTGCTGGCGTTGCTCATGAGATTCGAAATCCATTAACTTCTCTTAAAGGCTTTACACAAATTTTAAAATCAAGGCTAAATAGTGACAGTGATCAAGAGTTTATTAGCATTATGCTTGATGAGTTGGATCGCATTAATATGATCGTTAATGAATTTATGGTGCTGGCGCGACCTCAGGCTTTAGCTCATGAGAAAGCGAATTTACAAGATTTACTTCAAAATGTCCTTACCTTGATTGAAACGCAGGCAACGTTAAACAACGTTCAAATAATCACTAGAGTGATTGAAAACATTCCTAACATATCCTGCAATGAAAATCAGATAAAGCAAGTTCTTATCAATGTTATTAAGAATTCGATCGAAGCAATGCCGAACGGTGGAGAAATCATACTATCACTTTTTCCTATTAAAAATGAAGTTATCATTGAAGTGAGAGATAATGGGGAAGGCATTCCGAATCACCAGCTAACCCATCTAGGAGAGCCTTTTTATACGACGAAAAAAAAGGGAAATGGCCTTGGTTTGATGATCTGTCGACGAATTGTTCAAAATCATCAAGGCACCTTGTTGATCGATAGTAAAGAAGGAGAAGGGACTGTTGTAACGATAAAACTCCCTTATCTTCTTTCTGATGAATCGCGCTGA
- a CDS encoding protease complex subunit PrcB family protein produces the protein MRPILLLLSVVFVILAGCGDNSSQSTDDSSGGDEMKEEITFETVEMQNAPKDIQTTVQQKWLEKSTFTIPSGEELYIIITRGEMPTGGYSVNIESIEKVNNELVVSYYYTDPKKDDMVTQAITKPFVISKIDMTNARVNFKEIQKSAP, from the coding sequence TTGCGTCCAATATTATTGCTACTATCAGTGGTCTTTGTCATTTTGGCAGGATGTGGAGATAATTCGTCACAGTCTACAGACGATTCAAGTGGAGGAGATGAAATGAAGGAAGAAATCACTTTTGAAACAGTAGAAATGCAAAATGCGCCAAAAGATATTCAAACGACCGTCCAACAAAAGTGGTTAGAGAAATCGACCTTTACGATTCCATCAGGTGAAGAACTGTATATTATCATTACTCGCGGTGAGATGCCCACAGGCGGCTATTCGGTTAACATCGAAAGCATCGAGAAGGTGAATAATGAACTCGTCGTTTCTTATTATTATACCGATCCTAAAAAAGATGATATGGTCACCCAAGCGATTACAAAACCATTTGTAATCTCAAAAATAGATATGACAAATGCACGCGTTAATTTTAAAGAAATACAAAAAAGTGCTCCTTAA
- a CDS encoding TVP38/TMEM64 family protein: MEWEMIKDFLNEETIKQWLGQYRALGPLPGILLPMLEAVIPILPLFLFVAGNAAAYGFWYGSLLSWLGASLGALIVFMVVRRLARQRFMRVVTKHAKIEKTLRWIERHGFGMVFLLLCFPFTPSALINVVAGLSNMSIRSFVLAVLLGKMVMISIVSFIGHDVFALIHQPLQMVLILVAIVLLWGAGKLIEVKLNQRPRKHRTEDQAR, translated from the coding sequence ATGGAGTGGGAAATGATTAAAGACTTTTTAAATGAAGAAACAATCAAACAATGGCTAGGTCAATATCGTGCTCTTGGACCATTGCCAGGAATTTTACTCCCTATGCTAGAAGCGGTCATTCCGATATTGCCGCTCTTTCTATTTGTGGCAGGCAATGCAGCGGCGTATGGTTTCTGGTACGGCTCGTTGCTTTCATGGCTTGGTGCATCTCTAGGTGCTCTGATTGTTTTTATGGTGGTCAGGCGGCTTGCAAGACAGCGCTTCATGCGAGTGGTAACAAAACATGCCAAAATAGAAAAGACACTGCGCTGGATTGAGCGACATGGGTTTGGGATGGTGTTTTTGCTTTTATGTTTTCCATTTACGCCCTCGGCTTTAATCAATGTGGTAGCAGGTCTTTCGAATATGAGTATTCGAAGTTTTGTATTAGCTGTATTACTTGGAAAAATGGTGATGATCTCGATCGTTTCTTTTATTGGACATGATGTTTTTGCGTTAATTCACCAACCACTGCAGATGGTTCTTATCCTTGTAGCGATCGTTCTTCTTTGGGGGGCAGGCAAATTAATTGAAGTGAAACTAAATCAGCGTCCTCGTAAGCATCGCACCGAGGATCAGGCGAGATAG
- a CDS encoding aspartyl-phosphate phosphatase Spo0E family protein produces MYDAIERKRKEMFDMAGRYGFASERTIRCSQELDRLLNALMQTKQHNEEVL; encoded by the coding sequence ATGTATGATGCAATTGAAAGAAAGCGAAAAGAAATGTTCGATATGGCGGGACGTTACGGCTTTGCATCAGAGAGAACCATTCGCTGTAGTCAGGAGTTGGACCGATTATTAAATGCCTTAATGCAAACTAAACAACATAATGAGGAAGTATTGTGA
- a CDS encoding DUF3891 family protein, protein MIVYEENDCFVMTSQHDHALLSGQFAAALRKEYWPDSLYREDVLHAIRHHDCGWIPLDDVPFWNDRREAPYTFLDFPLAPKLTFYKKGLEDVIKKTTYGGFLCSKHYQSFFHNATSKEAKTFYAEEDTRQNQLLETFRISESLLTFHYQLLQFCDDLSLYACFQEPGVSKSEELSWFKKGFPQSFYFLTKDNAILTHWRSKKNIHISYPLFNEEQSFHVKLKRVPKELVTVEGIAKAYQTTPFEVRTFHFSHNEWKDDH, encoded by the coding sequence ATGATTGTTTATGAGGAGAACGATTGTTTTGTGATGACTAGTCAGCATGATCATGCACTTTTATCGGGACAGTTTGCAGCAGCGTTACGTAAAGAATACTGGCCCGATTCGCTTTATCGTGAAGATGTCTTACATGCGATTCGCCATCATGATTGTGGATGGATCCCGCTCGATGACGTACCGTTTTGGAACGATCGACGAGAGGCCCCATATACCTTTCTAGATTTTCCACTCGCTCCTAAGTTAACCTTTTACAAAAAAGGATTAGAAGATGTTATAAAAAAGACGACTTACGGCGGTTTTCTTTGTAGCAAACATTATCAATCGTTTTTTCATAACGCAACGTCTAAGGAAGCTAAAACGTTTTATGCAGAAGAGGACACTAGACAGAATCAACTGCTAGAAACTTTTCGCATTTCCGAATCTCTACTCACCTTTCATTATCAATTACTACAATTTTGTGATGACTTGTCACTATACGCCTGCTTTCAAGAACCTGGAGTTTCAAAAAGTGAAGAACTTTCGTGGTTTAAGAAAGGATTTCCACAATCTTTTTATTTTCTAACGAAAGATAATGCCATTCTTACACACTGGCGTTCTAAGAAAAACATTCATATCTCATACCCATTATTTAATGAAGAGCAGTCGTTTCATGTTAAATTAAAGCGGGTTCCGAAAGAGTTAGTAACAGTTGAAGGAATCGCTAAAGCCTATCAAACGACTCCATTTGAGGTTCGAACCTTTCACTTTAGCCATAATGAATGGAAAGATGACCACTAA
- a CDS encoding pyridoxamine 5'-phosphate oxidase family protein translates to MAKKGILTELNEDLVSFFEGEKLVMLSTIDHESQAPNVSAISWVKCLDKNNIRFSVTTNSRTIQNVKENPHVVFTIIGLETVYSIHGSASILEDAMKGVSLKLAKINVNVNQVIETMFWGAKITIEPQYEKTYNQKKAEELDKEVYESLLK, encoded by the coding sequence TTGGCGAAGAAAGGAATTTTGACGGAACTTAATGAGGATCTTGTATCTTTTTTTGAAGGAGAGAAGCTTGTTATGCTTTCAACGATTGACCATGAAAGCCAAGCTCCAAACGTATCTGCCATATCGTGGGTGAAATGTTTAGATAAGAACAATATTCGGTTTTCAGTTACAACAAATTCACGTACGATTCAAAATGTGAAAGAAAATCCTCATGTAGTATTCACGATCATTGGATTGGAAACCGTGTATTCCATTCATGGAAGTGCCTCAATCCTAGAAGATGCCATGAAAGGTGTTTCACTAAAGCTTGCGAAGATTAATGTAAATGTCAATCAAGTGATTGAGACAATGTTTTGGGGCGCTAAAATCACAATAGAACCTCAATACGAAAAAACATATAATCAAAAGAAAGCAGAGGAATTGGATAAAGAAGTGTACGAGTCCTTGTTGAAATAG